A genomic segment from Neobacillus sp. YX16 encodes:
- a CDS encoding carbohydrate ABC transporter substrate-binding protein, which yields MKKKLLLAGSIAMLSLGLMACNNDQKVDSKNGKTSSEQQTLHVAALESAYGKDMWTKVIDAYEAANPKVDVELTVDKNLEDVISPNMKAGNYPDVVLLATGRKLALTENLIKDKALEDISDVLDKNVYGEDVKVKDKLVPGFTDTLATSPYNDGKTYMAPMFYSPTGLFYNAGLLKEKGWEVPKTWDEMWALGDKAKAEGIALFTYPTTGYFDAFFYSLLLEAGGPDFYNKAMKYEDGIWESAEATKVFEIVGKLAKYTEPTTVANANDKDYTKNQQLILDNKALFMPNGTWVVGEMGEAPRADGFEWGMTALPAIDNGGDRYAFTFFEQMWVPAQAKNKDAAKDFLTYVYSDEAAGIFAESGAVQPIEGISEKLTGDNKLFYSIYDSGAKAGMGGFAATEAVEGVSMADTLFRTIDSIVSGDKKVKDWQESVEKVSDQLRSALK from the coding sequence ATGAAAAAGAAACTATTGTTGGCAGGTTCGATTGCAATGTTATCTCTAGGTTTGATGGCATGTAATAACGATCAAAAAGTAGATTCAAAGAATGGTAAAACCTCTAGTGAACAACAGACCCTTCATGTGGCAGCATTAGAGTCAGCTTATGGTAAAGATATGTGGACCAAAGTGATCGATGCGTATGAAGCAGCAAATCCGAAAGTTGATGTTGAATTAACTGTGGATAAAAATCTTGAGGATGTTATCAGCCCGAATATGAAAGCAGGGAACTATCCGGATGTGGTTTTATTGGCAACTGGGAGAAAACTGGCACTGACAGAAAATTTGATTAAAGATAAAGCTTTAGAAGACATTTCAGATGTTTTGGATAAAAACGTTTATGGTGAGGATGTCAAAGTAAAGGATAAGTTGGTACCAGGTTTTACTGATACACTGGCAACCAGCCCTTATAATGACGGGAAAACTTATATGGCACCGATGTTCTACAGTCCAACTGGATTGTTCTATAATGCCGGCTTGTTAAAAGAAAAGGGCTGGGAAGTACCGAAGACTTGGGATGAGATGTGGGCGTTGGGTGATAAAGCGAAAGCTGAAGGAATCGCATTATTCACTTACCCTACGACCGGTTACTTTGATGCATTCTTCTATTCTTTACTATTAGAAGCGGGCGGACCTGACTTTTACAATAAAGCGATGAAATATGAAGATGGTATTTGGGAATCTGCAGAAGCAACGAAGGTTTTTGAAATTGTTGGAAAGTTAGCTAAATACACAGAGCCAACAACTGTTGCCAATGCCAATGACAAAGACTACACGAAAAACCAACAATTGATTCTTGATAACAAAGCGCTGTTTATGCCAAATGGCACGTGGGTCGTTGGTGAAATGGGAGAAGCGCCTAGAGCCGATGGCTTTGAATGGGGTATGACAGCATTGCCAGCTATTGATAATGGCGGTGATCGTTACGCATTTACCTTCTTCGAACAAATGTGGGTACCTGCTCAAGCTAAAAATAAAGATGCAGCGAAGGATTTCTTAACGTATGTTTATTCCGATGAGGCAGCGGGAATTTTTGCAGAATCTGGTGCGGTACAACCAATTGAAGGGATCTCCGAAAAGCTGACCGGTGACAATAAGCTATTCTATAGTATTTATGATTCCGGAGCTAAAGCAGGTATGGGTGGATTTGCCGCAACAGAAGCCGTTGAGGGTGTCAGCATGGCAGATACATTATTCAGAACGATCGACAGTATTGTTTCTGGCGATAAAAAAGTAAAAGATTGGCAAGAGTCCGTTGAAAAAGTGAGTGACCAATTACGGTCAGCATTAAAATAA
- a CDS encoding sugar ABC transporter permease yields MNKTTEKRIFIFVCTAPALILLTIFMIFPTIEVFRMSLYKWGGFSNNKVFVGLDNFKILWNDMNFFRSLQNSIVLIVIVTIITMLVAILFATLLTREKMKGNSFFRIIFYIPNILSVVVIAGIFSAVYDPTTGLLNNLLALFNLENLQKMWLGDQNIAIYSIGGALVWQAIGYYMVMYMSSMASIPESFYEASSLEGAGRVRQFFSITLPLIWNNIRTTLTFFIISTINLSFLLVQAMTGGGPDGSTEVFLSYMYKQAYTNSSYGYGMAIGVVIFLFSFALSAIVSRVTKREVLEY; encoded by the coding sequence ATGAATAAGACAACGGAAAAAAGGATTTTTATTTTTGTTTGTACGGCACCCGCACTGATTTTGTTAACCATTTTTATGATTTTCCCTACGATTGAGGTTTTCAGGATGTCCTTATATAAGTGGGGTGGGTTTTCTAATAATAAGGTATTTGTCGGGCTCGATAACTTTAAAATCTTATGGAATGATATGAACTTCTTTCGGTCTCTCCAAAACAGTATTGTATTGATTGTTATCGTCACAATCATCACCATGCTGGTAGCGATTTTGTTTGCCACTTTGTTAACGAGAGAAAAGATGAAAGGCAACAGCTTTTTCCGGATTATTTTCTATATCCCTAATATCTTATCCGTTGTGGTCATTGCTGGTATTTTTTCTGCGGTTTATGATCCTACCACAGGCTTGTTGAATAATCTACTTGCTTTATTTAACCTTGAGAACCTTCAAAAAATGTGGCTTGGCGATCAAAACATTGCCATCTACAGCATCGGCGGGGCACTCGTTTGGCAAGCGATTGGTTACTATATGGTCATGTATATGTCGAGTATGGCGAGTATCCCAGAAAGTTTTTATGAAGCGTCTTCCTTGGAGGGTGCTGGACGAGTCAGACAATTTTTCAGTATTACCTTGCCGTTGATTTGGAATAACATTAGGACAACATTAACCTTCTTCATTATCAGCACAATTAATTTAAGCTTTCTTCTCGTCCAGGCGATGACTGGCGGCGGTCCTGACGGGTCAACGGAAGTATTTTTAAGCTATATGTATAAGCAGGCTTACACCAATTCTTCTTATGGTTACGGTATGGCTATTGGGGTGGTAATCTTCCTTTTCTCATTCGCATTATCTGCGATTGTCAGTCGCGTTACCAAACGGGAAGTCCTGGAGTATTAA
- a CDS encoding carbohydrate ABC transporter permease — translation MSAETAYRLFIYVALITLAISIIIPVAWVFLASVKQNSEFYGSPWVMPKGFYFQNFIDAFQKANMGTYMLNSVMVTALALLILLIVALPAAYVLARYTFRGSQFMNSLFKAGLFINVNYIVVPIFLMLLDGDNFLREQFGNGFLLDNLFSLAVVYAATALPFTIYLLSSYFQSLPSTYEEAALVDGAGYFKTMISIMIPMARPSIIAVILFNFLAFWNEYIIALTLIPGPNKTLPVGLMNLMAAQKSAANYGQMYAGMVLVMLPTLILYIIVQKKLTQGMTLGGLKD, via the coding sequence ATGAGTGCAGAAACAGCTTATCGCTTGTTTATCTACGTCGCTCTGATTACATTAGCAATCTCTATCATTATCCCTGTGGCATGGGTTTTCTTAGCTTCAGTGAAGCAAAATTCGGAATTCTATGGCAGCCCTTGGGTCATGCCGAAAGGCTTCTATTTTCAAAACTTCATCGATGCTTTCCAAAAGGCAAACATGGGTACTTATATGTTGAATTCGGTCATGGTGACTGCCTTGGCGCTGCTCATTTTATTGATCGTGGCCTTGCCAGCAGCCTATGTGCTGGCCAGATACACCTTTAGAGGCAGTCAATTTATGAATTCCTTGTTTAAAGCTGGATTATTTATCAATGTGAACTACATAGTTGTTCCAATTTTCTTGATGTTATTAGACGGGGATAACTTTTTACGGGAACAATTTGGAAATGGATTCCTACTGGACAATCTATTTAGTTTAGCTGTGGTTTATGCGGCGACTGCTTTGCCATTTACTATTTACTTGTTATCCAGCTATTTTCAATCACTGCCATCAACATACGAAGAAGCTGCATTGGTCGATGGGGCTGGATATTTCAAAACGATGATTTCGATTATGATACCGATGGCTCGGCCAAGTATTATTGCTGTCATTTTATTTAACTTCCTTGCTTTTTGGAATGAATACATTATTGCCCTGACTTTGATCCCAGGTCCAAATAAGACCTTGCCTGTTGGGCTGATGAACTTAATGGCGGCACAAAAATCAGCAGCAAACTATGGCCAAATGTATGCGGGAATGGTTCTTGTTATGCTGCCAACCTTGATTTTATATATCATTGTTCAAAAGAAATTGACACAAGGGATGACCCTTGGCGGTTTAAAGGACTAG
- the gnpA gene encoding 1,3-beta-galactosyl-N-acetylhexosamine phosphorylase, which translates to MKKKIGRVTLPSEENFIKETKELMERWGADAIRDSDGTKLDDDIKQLDAKIYTTYFVARGHNEFAESHMDECQQLYLMSLFNTALTDTLEVYFMKGYFEEQLRPDYLHDPKKYWEVIDRTTGEVLDTNDWEVSEKDNRVLIRKAIPWHEYTVSFLVYAIWDPTQMYNHITNNWGDKPHDIPFDVRQPYSNEYMKTYLKQWLTENPDTDVVRFTTFFYHFTLVFNNLGKEKFVDWFGYGASVSVAALDAFEQEKGYRLRPEDIVDQGYYNTAFRIPTQAYLDYIDFVQQFVAKEAKELVDIVHESGKEAMMFLGDNWIGTEPYGKYFESIGLDAVVGSVGGGATLRMIADIPHVRYTEGRFLPYFFPDTFYEGNNPVIEANENWITARRALLRNPVDRIGYGGYLSLAYQFPDFVAYIEKVTEEFREIYDIIKGVTPYSGLKVAILNSWGGLRTWQTHMVAHALWYKQIYSYLGVLESLSGAAVEVTFISFDDVINDGVPVDVDVIINAGDAGTAFSGGEYWTNEKLVTTIRAWIHNGGGFIGIGEPTAYQHEGHYFQLATALGIDKELGFSLSTDKYFVTPVEEHFISADSTKFNFGEGMKNIFALSEETEIIEYSNGEVHLSSHSFGKGRAVYIAGLPYNEENTRLLMRALFYAANKEEEFHKWHANNIYCEVHAYPSIRKMAIVNNSIKEQTTVVFDGEGNSKEVTLEPSEIRWEDFSNES; encoded by the coding sequence ATGAAGAAGAAAATAGGCCGCGTTACTTTGCCAAGTGAAGAAAATTTTATTAAAGAAACAAAAGAATTGATGGAACGATGGGGCGCGGATGCGATTCGAGATAGCGATGGAACAAAATTAGATGATGATATTAAACAATTGGATGCAAAAATTTATACGACTTATTTTGTGGCACGCGGCCACAATGAGTTCGCCGAGAGCCACATGGATGAATGCCAACAGCTTTATTTAATGAGCTTGTTCAATACTGCACTTACGGACACGCTGGAAGTTTATTTTATGAAAGGCTATTTTGAAGAACAATTACGGCCGGATTACCTCCATGATCCTAAGAAATACTGGGAAGTCATCGACCGGACAACAGGAGAAGTGCTCGACACGAATGATTGGGAAGTAAGCGAAAAGGACAATCGTGTCTTGATTAGGAAGGCAATTCCTTGGCATGAATACACTGTTTCATTCTTAGTTTATGCGATTTGGGATCCTACACAAATGTACAATCATATTACCAACAATTGGGGCGATAAGCCGCATGACATTCCTTTTGATGTTAGACAGCCATACTCCAATGAATATATGAAAACCTATTTAAAACAATGGCTGACAGAAAATCCGGATACCGATGTGGTTAGATTCACAACATTTTTCTATCATTTTACACTGGTGTTTAATAATCTCGGCAAAGAAAAATTTGTAGATTGGTTTGGTTATGGGGCCAGTGTTTCGGTGGCTGCCCTAGATGCTTTTGAACAAGAAAAAGGCTACCGCTTAAGACCAGAAGACATTGTTGACCAAGGCTATTACAATACAGCTTTCAGAATTCCGACGCAGGCTTATTTGGACTATATCGATTTTGTTCAACAGTTTGTTGCTAAGGAAGCCAAAGAACTCGTCGACATCGTTCATGAAAGTGGCAAAGAAGCGATGATGTTCCTTGGTGATAACTGGATTGGTACGGAACCGTATGGAAAATACTTTGAAAGCATCGGCTTGGATGCCGTGGTTGGAAGTGTTGGCGGAGGTGCTACATTACGAATGATTGCCGATATCCCACATGTACGTTATACAGAAGGGCGATTTTTACCTTACTTCTTCCCGGACACGTTTTATGAAGGGAACAACCCGGTGATTGAGGCAAATGAAAATTGGATTACGGCCCGAAGAGCATTACTGAGGAATCCTGTTGATCGGATTGGCTATGGCGGCTATTTGAGCCTTGCTTATCAATTCCCTGATTTTGTTGCTTATATTGAAAAAGTGACTGAGGAATTCCGCGAAATTTATGACATAATCAAGGGCGTTACACCTTACAGCGGCCTTAAAGTAGCGATTTTGAATTCTTGGGGCGGGCTTCGAACTTGGCAGACACATATGGTTGCCCATGCATTATGGTATAAACAAATTTATTCTTATTTAGGTGTTTTGGAATCGTTGAGCGGGGCTGCCGTGGAAGTTACCTTCATTAGCTTTGACGACGTTATCAATGATGGGGTGCCCGTGGATGTTGATGTCATCATAAATGCTGGTGACGCTGGAACAGCTTTTTCAGGAGGGGAATATTGGACGAATGAAAAGTTAGTCACCACCATCAGAGCCTGGATTCATAACGGCGGCGGCTTCATAGGAATTGGTGAGCCGACAGCCTATCAGCATGAAGGCCATTATTTCCAATTGGCGACTGCATTAGGTATTGACAAAGAACTAGGATTCAGTTTATCAACAGATAAATATTTTGTGACTCCTGTCGAAGAGCATTTTATTTCTGCTGACAGCACCAAATTCAATTTTGGTGAAGGTATGAAAAATATTTTTGCATTGTCAGAGGAGACGGAGATTATTGAGTATTCAAATGGAGAAGTTCACCTATCCAGCCACTCATTTGGAAAAGGCAGAGCTGTCTATATCGCAGGGCTTCCATACAATGAAGAAAACACTAGGCTGTTGATGCGCGCACTATTCTATGCTGCCAATAAAGAAGAGGAATTCCACAAATGGCATGCAAATAACATCTATTGTGAAGTCCATGCCTACCCATCCATTCGAAAAATGGCAATTGTCAACAATTCGATTAAGGAGCAAACGACGGTAGTCTTTGATGGAGAAGGCAACAGTAAAGAAGTTACCTTGGAGCCTAGTGAAATCCGCTGGGAGGATTTTTCCAATGAAAGCTAA
- the galT gene encoding UDP-glucose--hexose-1-phosphate uridylyltransferase — translation MIEVKKVIHKLVQQLINQALTSQLIERVDERYARNQLLSLLHLDKFMEVESTRGKYDEIPDLLDQIVNYACAQGIIEDIFDEKEIFSSKIMNCLIARPSTVNQLFWKKYKQSPIKATQYYYELSKNSNYIQMKRIRNNIEFKAATEYGMLDITINLSKPEKDPKSIELERAAKKNDYPKCLLCVENEGYVGRIGHPARSNHRMIRVNLLGDQWYLQYSPYVYYDEHCILLSEKHSDMKVSPKSFLRQLTFVKQFPHYFVGSNADLPIVGGSILSHDHYQGGHYEFAMSKAEADLTFEMAGFPKVECSVVKWPMSVIRLRSKQISMLVEAGAFVLERWKNYSDDGLEIVAKTGETVHNTITPIARKNGELFELDLVLRNNRTNAEHPLGIFHPHADVHHIKKENIGLIEVMGLAVLPARLKEELGEVEKYILGESHMVAAYHLAWADVLKVRYQAIANNANIESLVKEELGKKFLRVLEDAGVFKRNEEGRAGFHRFIKRLT, via the coding sequence ATGATTGAGGTGAAAAAAGTGATTCACAAATTAGTCCAACAATTAATCAATCAAGCGTTAACCTCTCAATTGATTGAGAGAGTAGATGAAAGATATGCCCGCAATCAACTCCTGTCGCTTCTCCATTTGGATAAGTTTATGGAAGTGGAATCGACTAGGGGTAAATACGACGAAATTCCTGATTTACTTGATCAAATCGTTAATTATGCCTGCGCTCAAGGGATTATAGAAGATATTTTTGATGAAAAAGAAATTTTTTCAAGCAAAATTATGAACTGCCTTATCGCCCGCCCATCGACCGTTAATCAGCTTTTCTGGAAGAAATATAAACAGAGTCCGATAAAGGCGACACAGTATTATTATGAATTAAGTAAAAACAGCAACTATATTCAGATGAAGCGGATACGAAACAATATCGAGTTTAAGGCCGCTACTGAATATGGGATGTTAGATATCACAATTAATTTATCGAAACCTGAAAAAGATCCAAAAAGTATTGAACTAGAACGAGCGGCAAAAAAGAATGACTATCCGAAATGCTTGCTTTGTGTGGAGAATGAAGGGTATGTGGGGCGAATTGGTCATCCGGCCCGTTCCAATCACCGCATGATTCGGGTGAATCTATTAGGAGATCAATGGTATTTACAATATTCACCATATGTTTACTACGATGAGCATTGTATCCTGCTTTCAGAAAAGCATTCGGATATGAAAGTTAGCCCGAAATCATTTTTACGGCAATTAACCTTTGTAAAGCAGTTTCCACATTATTTTGTTGGTTCTAATGCAGACTTACCAATTGTCGGTGGCTCAATTTTATCCCATGATCATTACCAAGGCGGTCATTATGAGTTTGCCATGTCAAAGGCAGAGGCCGACTTGACCTTTGAAATGGCAGGGTTCCCGAAAGTGGAGTGTTCTGTTGTCAAATGGCCAATGTCCGTAATTCGCCTTCGTTCAAAACAAATAAGCATGCTTGTTGAAGCAGGGGCGTTTGTTTTAGAAAGATGGAAAAATTATAGTGACGATGGACTTGAGATTGTGGCGAAAACTGGTGAGACGGTGCACAATACGATTACCCCAATTGCCCGTAAAAATGGGGAACTATTTGAACTGGACCTGGTGCTGCGTAACAACCGGACGAATGCGGAGCATCCGCTGGGGATTTTCCACCCACACGCCGATGTACATCATATTAAGAAGGAAAATATTGGTCTGATTGAAGTGATGGGGCTTGCCGTTTTGCCGGCACGCTTAAAAGAAGAGCTTGGAGAAGTGGAAAAATACATTCTTGGTGAATCACATATGGTAGCCGCCTATCATTTAGCTTGGGCTGATGTATTGAAAGTACGATACCAAGCGATTGCAAATAATGCGAACATTGAATCACTAGTAAAAGAAGAATTAGGGAAGAAGTTTTTGAGAGTATTAGAAGATGCTGGTGTTTTTAAGAGAAATGAAGAGGGAAGAGCTGGGTTCCATCGATTTATCAAAAGATTAACATAG